A stretch of Fervidobacterium thailandense DNA encodes these proteins:
- the rplL gene encoding 50S ribosomal protein L7/L12, whose amino-acid sequence MTLEELVKAIESLTVAELAELVKMLEERFGVSAAAPVMAAMPVAAAAAPAAAAAEEKDTFDVLLKSFGQKKVEVIKVVREITGLGLKEAKDLVEKAGAPDAFIKQGVKKEEAEEIKKKIAEAGGEVEIK is encoded by the coding sequence ATGACGTTGGAAGAACTTGTAAAAGCTATTGAGTCATTGACGGTTGCGGAACTTGCGGAACTTGTTAAGATGCTCGAAGAAAGATTCGGAGTCAGCGCAGCAGCTCCAGTTATGGCAGCGATGCCAGTTGCAGCGGCGGCAGCTCCAGCAGCAGCGGCAGCTGAGGAAAAGGACACGTTCGACGTGCTTCTTAAGAGCTTCGGTCAGAAGAAGGTAGAAGTTATCAAAGTTGTCAGGGAAATCACCGGACTTGGTCTGAAAGAAGCTAAAGACCTCGTTGAAAAAGCTGGTGCTCCGGACGCGTTTATCAAACAGGGCGTTAAGAAGGAAGAGGCTGAGGAAATCAAGAAGAAAATTGCGGAAGCCGGCGGAGAGGTTGAAATTAAGTAA
- the rplJ gene encoding 50S ribosomal protein L10, with amino-acid sequence MLRRPEKEKLVQELTETFKNSSLVLFTDFTGLTVAQMTKLRRSLREKMGSGAKLQVVKNTLLKMALRNAEYDVAAAEKVFFGPTAVLYVTQGDPVEAIKILHNFIKENKGTPVCKGIYLERKFFSGEQLEELSKLPSREQLLAMVVGGIQAPIRGFVNVLAGVMRNMLYVLNAIKEKKEGQ; translated from the coding sequence GTGCTCAGAAGACCTGAAAAAGAGAAACTGGTTCAGGAATTGACGGAAACGTTCAAGAACTCTTCACTTGTACTCTTCACCGATTTCACGGGGTTGACGGTTGCCCAAATGACCAAACTCAGAAGATCGCTACGCGAAAAGATGGGCAGTGGTGCAAAACTCCAGGTTGTAAAGAACACACTCCTGAAGATGGCCCTCAGAAACGCCGAATACGACGTTGCGGCAGCCGAGAAAGTTTTCTTCGGGCCAACGGCGGTGCTGTACGTCACACAAGGGGATCCTGTGGAGGCCATCAAAATACTGCACAACTTCATCAAGGAGAACAAGGGAACACCAGTTTGTAAGGGGATCTACCTTGAAAGAAAGTTCTTCTCGGGAGAACAACTCGAGGAACTCTCCAAACTTCCGTCGAGAGAACAACTCCTTGCGATGGTCGTTGGTGGTATCCAAGCCCCGATACGCGGATTTGTCAACGTGCTTGCAGGCGTCATGAGAAATATGCTTTATGTGCTTAACGCGATTAAGGAAAAGAAGGAAGGTCAGTAA
- a CDS encoding peptidoglycan D,D-transpeptidase FtsI family protein, with the protein MRGLGFGTGYLDGRRVFLVIFVLILLVGMFTFKIWHNIRDHKYAITTKQIALRGNIYDSKGRLIATSEVVYAAYLDVEFLKSVSGNAYKKDPDFLRLIGNFNVVEKLEDLDSVRFLKLGTFSNREEIIKKIPVQYMRFVSIEPEEKRISLSSAGMNFIIGKAESRTGITGVEAYFDKLLRPIRDGIASVSYSGFIGGRFQKIEVPPQNGKNVQITIDSLLQKKLFDVALNYQKEKEASEVGVIVMETKTGKVRVAFSTQSWPTFYMGYFEPGSTVKPLVFAAALELGEVAPDTRFYCPGYVKPDPNLRISIRDIEVHKDITLYDGLVHSCNTVAVETARKLVEKYGQEKLYEILSAVGFGSPTGIELPGEVAGVLRPVDNWYKLDWAYVSIGQSVGTTPIQLLAALNTLFNGGIYVTPTLDESKKPVGKRVFSEKTVGIVQSMLVDVVERGTGVKARVEGLKILGKTGTAQKPGKKDVTAIFVGSTVISNVQYSIIVWVDSPQKEKLSSLVAAPLFADVVRTICEYQTPNAETTLLQRSNYKGRDIEDLKGCSLPQVLEFAKRNGLTIELHGDGLYVKDFSFQGDSLKVWLTWLPPKLTKISEPTD; encoded by the coding sequence ATGAGAGGTTTGGGCTTTGGAACTGGATATTTGGACGGTCGAAGGGTCTTCCTGGTGATCTTCGTCCTCATACTTTTGGTGGGGATGTTTACTTTCAAGATTTGGCACAACATCCGAGATCACAAGTACGCCATCACAACGAAGCAGATCGCGTTGCGTGGTAATATTTACGACAGCAAAGGCAGATTGATCGCAACAAGTGAGGTTGTTTACGCAGCTTACCTGGATGTTGAATTTTTAAAGTCCGTTTCCGGAAACGCTTATAAAAAGGATCCGGATTTTCTCAGGTTGATCGGGAACTTCAATGTTGTTGAAAAGCTGGAAGACCTCGATTCTGTGCGTTTCTTGAAGCTTGGAACGTTCTCGAATAGAGAGGAAATTATAAAGAAGATTCCGGTCCAATACATGAGGTTTGTCAGCATAGAACCGGAGGAGAAAAGGATCTCGCTCTCGAGTGCCGGGATGAACTTCATTATTGGAAAAGCCGAATCGCGAACGGGAATAACCGGTGTCGAGGCGTACTTTGATAAGCTCCTGAGACCTATAAGGGATGGAATAGCATCCGTTAGTTATTCCGGATTCATTGGTGGAAGGTTCCAGAAGATAGAAGTACCTCCTCAAAACGGAAAGAATGTCCAAATTACCATAGATAGCCTGCTTCAAAAAAAACTCTTCGACGTTGCCTTGAACTATCAAAAGGAAAAGGAAGCCTCCGAAGTTGGCGTCATCGTTATGGAGACGAAAACTGGAAAGGTGCGTGTAGCTTTTTCTACGCAGTCGTGGCCCACCTTCTATATGGGGTACTTCGAGCCCGGTTCCACGGTAAAACCCCTCGTTTTCGCAGCCGCTTTGGAACTTGGAGAGGTCGCACCTGACACGAGATTCTATTGCCCGGGTTACGTCAAGCCGGATCCCAACCTTAGAATATCCATCAGGGACATTGAGGTGCACAAAGATATAACCTTGTACGACGGTTTAGTGCATTCGTGCAACACGGTTGCGGTTGAAACCGCGCGCAAACTTGTGGAAAAGTACGGGCAAGAAAAACTTTATGAGATCCTTTCGGCTGTGGGATTCGGAAGTCCCACGGGGATCGAACTTCCAGGTGAAGTTGCGGGTGTGCTCAGGCCTGTTGATAATTGGTACAAACTCGATTGGGCGTACGTGTCGATAGGACAATCTGTTGGTACAACTCCGATACAACTTCTTGCTGCCCTGAACACGTTGTTCAACGGTGGAATTTACGTTACACCGACACTCGATGAGAGTAAGAAGCCCGTTGGTAAAAGGGTCTTCTCGGAAAAGACCGTGGGTATTGTTCAGTCAATGCTTGTGGATGTTGTTGAGAGGGGAACAGGAGTAAAGGCCAGAGTCGAAGGTTTGAAAATTCTGGGGAAGACGGGTACGGCTCAAAAACCTGGGAAAAAGGATGTGACTGCGATCTTCGTTGGAAGCACGGTTATTTCCAATGTTCAATATTCCATCATTGTCTGGGTTGACAGCCCACAAAAAGAAAAGCTGAGTAGTCTTGTGGCCGCACCGCTTTTCGCTGACGTGGTGCGGACAATTTGCGAATACCAAACTCCAAACGCTGAAACCACTTTGTTGCAGCGTAGCAATTATAAAGGAAGAGATATCGAGGACTTAAAAGGTTGCAGCCTGCCGCAAGTACTGGAATTCGCGAAGCGTAACGGTCTCACCATCGAGTTGCACGGTGATGGGCTGTACGTCAAAGATTTTTCCTTCCAAGGTGATAGTCTCAAGGTTTGGTTAACATGGCTTCCCCCCAAACTCACAAAGATTTCCGAGCCGACGGACTGA
- the rsmH gene encoding 16S rRNA (cytosine(1402)-N(4))-methyltransferase RsmH, with amino-acid sequence MNRTYEERHIPVLLNEVLDLLVWKPDGVYVDCTVGEGGHTRAIAERIGAYGGRVIGIDVDSEVLEIAERNLESYPNVQLFKFSYTELPVLLNLLQVNKVDGILLDLGVSTYQLKAEGRGFSFNQDEPLDMRMDLESELTAYQVVNTYPEEKLADIIYRYGEEHFARRIARSIVQSRPIHTTKELVEAIRRALPYKEIRSRKRHFATKTFQAIRIEVNRELDNISRFLQFAPDCLNPGGRIAVISFHSLEDRLVKTAFKTDKRLRPLVDFIQPSNLEISENPRARSAKLRVAERV; translated from the coding sequence ATGAATAGAACGTACGAGGAACGCCACATCCCGGTTTTACTGAACGAGGTTTTGGATCTTCTCGTTTGGAAGCCGGACGGGGTGTACGTAGATTGTACGGTAGGGGAAGGCGGGCACACGAGAGCGATAGCGGAGCGGATCGGGGCGTACGGTGGTCGTGTTATCGGAATTGACGTGGACAGCGAAGTTTTGGAAATAGCGGAGCGAAACTTGGAATCCTACCCGAACGTTCAGCTCTTCAAATTCTCCTACACGGAATTACCCGTCCTGCTTAACTTGCTACAAGTTAATAAGGTCGACGGTATATTGCTCGACCTGGGTGTATCGACCTACCAGCTTAAAGCGGAAGGTAGGGGTTTTTCGTTTAATCAGGACGAGCCCCTTGATATGCGCATGGACCTTGAAAGTGAGCTAACGGCCTACCAAGTGGTGAACACCTACCCGGAGGAAAAACTTGCCGATATCATTTACAGATACGGTGAAGAGCACTTTGCGCGCAGGATCGCACGTTCAATCGTGCAAAGTCGTCCAATTCACACTACTAAGGAGCTTGTTGAAGCCATCAGAAGGGCACTTCCGTACAAAGAGATACGTTCCAGAAAGAGGCATTTTGCAACGAAAACATTTCAAGCGATAAGGATTGAGGTCAATAGAGAGCTTGATAATATATCCAGATTTCTCCAGTTCGCACCGGATTGTCTTAACCCTGGCGGTAGGATTGCGGTGATCTCGTTCCACTCCCTCGAAGATAGACTTGTCAAGACCGCGTTTAAGACAGACAAGAGGTTGAGACCGTTGGTTGATTTCATTCAGCCAAGTAACCTCGAGATTTCCGAAAATCCACGCGCCAGGAGTGCAAAGCTGCGGGTTGCTGAAAGGGTATAG
- the arcC gene encoding carbamate kinase: MKKLAVVAIGGNAVNRPGEEPTAENMIRNLSETANYLATMLEEYDIVITHGNGPQVGNILVQQDLAKHVIPPFPLDVNDAQTQGSLGYMISLTLRNELKKKGINREVVALITQIIVSKDDPGFSKPSKPVGPFYSKEEAEKLAAEKGWIMKEDAGRGWRRVVPSPQPLDIVEKDVIKMLVEQDVIVIAAGGGGIPVVEENGFLRGVEAVIDKDRASALLAKEINADILIILTGVEKVCLNYKKPDQIELDRLTVEEAKKYLAEGQFPSGSMGPKIEAAIDFVSATGRECLITDMAVLDKALRGETGTRIVP, translated from the coding sequence ATGAAAAAACTTGCCGTTGTTGCAATCGGTGGTAATGCGGTGAACAGGCCCGGTGAGGAACCAACGGCTGAAAACATGATCCGCAACCTTTCGGAAACTGCGAACTACTTGGCAACGATGCTTGAAGAATACGACATCGTCATTACACACGGTAACGGTCCGCAGGTTGGGAACATCCTCGTGCAGCAGGATCTTGCCAAGCACGTGATTCCCCCGTTCCCACTCGATGTCAACGATGCTCAGACGCAGGGAAGCTTAGGGTACATGATCTCACTAACTTTGCGAAATGAGCTCAAAAAGAAAGGCATCAATCGCGAAGTTGTGGCACTAATTACGCAGATTATTGTTTCTAAGGACGACCCGGGCTTCTCGAAACCCTCGAAACCGGTTGGACCGTTCTATTCGAAAGAAGAAGCGGAAAAGCTTGCCGCTGAGAAAGGGTGGATTATGAAAGAGGACGCCGGCAGAGGCTGGCGAAGGGTTGTACCATCACCTCAACCACTCGATATTGTTGAGAAAGACGTGATAAAGATGCTCGTTGAACAGGATGTCATCGTCATTGCAGCTGGTGGTGGTGGTATCCCTGTTGTGGAGGAAAACGGTTTTCTGCGCGGTGTGGAGGCTGTTATCGACAAGGATAGGGCCAGTGCGCTCCTGGCAAAAGAGATCAATGCAGACATCCTGATAATTCTTACAGGTGTGGAGAAAGTGTGCCTGAACTACAAGAAACCCGATCAAATAGAACTCGATAGATTGACCGTTGAAGAGGCGAAGAAGTATTTGGCGGAAGGGCAGTTCCCCTCAGGTAGTATGGGGCCAAAGATAGAGGCTGCTATAGATTTTGTCTCCGCCACGGGACGTGAATGCCTCATTACCGACATGGCTGTACTCGATAAGGCTCTAAGAGGAGAAACAGGTACGCGTATCGTTCCGTGA
- a CDS encoding bifunctional enoyl-CoA hydratase/phosphate acetyltransferase gives MLRSMNEIIELARGKSKVIAIAGAEDKEALKAVYEARELGVSAILFGKKAVVEKNLEELGCEYPIVDCETEEEASKMAVKAVNEGKAHIVMKGLVKTSTLLKAVLDKEYGLRTERLLSHVAVVEVPGVNRLIFITDGGMVIRPTLEQKVQIIENAVGVARKLGYEMPKVALIAAVETVNPDMPETLEAAILAKMSERGQIKGCKIDGPLGIDNALSIYAAEVKGVRGEVAGHADILVVPDIHSGNFLGKSAVYFANGRIAGVIAGARAPVIVISRADTSDSKFASIALAMALA, from the coding sequence ATGCTCAGAAGTATGAACGAGATTATCGAACTGGCGCGAGGCAAATCGAAAGTCATCGCCATAGCTGGAGCGGAGGACAAGGAAGCATTGAAGGCCGTTTACGAAGCCCGGGAACTCGGTGTCTCTGCGATCCTCTTTGGAAAGAAGGCAGTTGTGGAGAAGAACCTTGAAGAACTTGGATGCGAGTACCCGATAGTCGATTGCGAGACGGAAGAGGAAGCATCGAAAATGGCGGTCAAGGCCGTGAATGAGGGCAAGGCCCACATCGTTATGAAGGGCTTGGTTAAAACGTCAACACTCCTCAAGGCGGTACTTGACAAAGAGTACGGGTTGAGAACGGAACGCCTTCTGTCGCACGTGGCCGTGGTCGAGGTGCCTGGCGTTAACAGGTTGATATTTATCACCGACGGGGGAATGGTCATCAGGCCCACACTCGAGCAGAAAGTCCAGATCATCGAGAACGCGGTCGGAGTTGCCCGTAAGCTTGGGTACGAGATGCCCAAAGTTGCACTGATTGCCGCGGTTGAGACTGTCAATCCCGACATGCCAGAAACTCTCGAGGCAGCTATCCTGGCGAAGATGAGCGAGAGAGGACAGATTAAGGGCTGTAAAATTGACGGGCCACTTGGGATTGACAACGCGTTGAGTATCTACGCGGCGGAAGTTAAGGGAGTTAGGGGAGAAGTGGCCGGTCATGCCGATATTCTGGTAGTACCGGATATTCACAGCGGCAACTTCCTTGGTAAATCAGCCGTGTACTTTGCAAACGGGCGAATCGCCGGTGTGATCGCGGGAGCACGTGCACCGGTGATCGTGATATCGAGAGCCGACACGAGCGATTCTAAGTTCGCATCAATTGCCTTAGCGATGGCCTTAGCGTGA